Proteins co-encoded in one bacterium genomic window:
- the tuf gene encoding elongation factor Tu (EF-Tu; promotes GTP-dependent binding of aminoacyl-tRNA to the A-site of ribosomes during protein biosynthesis; when the tRNA anticodon matches the mRNA codon, GTP hydrolysis results; the inactive EF-Tu-GDP leaves the ribosome and release of GDP is promoted by elongation factor Ts; many prokaryotes have two copies of the gene encoding EF-Tu): GDNVDLEIELIAPIAMEDGLRFAIREGGKTVGAGVVSKIIK; encoded by the coding sequence AGGAGACAATGTAGATTTAGAGATAGAGTTAATAGCGCCGATAGCGATGGAAGATGGGTTAAGATTTGCGATAAGAGAGGGAGGTAAGACGGTAGGTGCTGGTGTTGTATCTAAAATTATTAAGTGA
- the rpmG gene encoding 50S ribosomal protein L33, with protein MRDIVILACVECKNRNYNTTRNKKNKKDKLELEKYCRFCKKYVLHKETK; from the coding sequence ATGCGCGATATAGTTATATTAGCATGTGTAGAGTGTAAAAATAGAAATTACAATACAACAAGAAACAAAAAGAATAAGAAAGACAAGTTGGAGTTAGAAAAATATTGTAGATTTTGTAAAAAGTATGTATTGCATAAAGAAACCAAATAG
- the secE gene encoding preprotein translocase subunit SecE: MFRRIKIFLLDVHKELKKVSWPTKNEIKESTVIVIIAVGISAVFIGVVDFFLGNILSKIIR, translated from the coding sequence ATGTTTAGACGCATTAAAATTTTTTTATTGGATGTTCATAAGGAACTCAAGAAGGTCTCTTGGCCAACGAAGAATGAAATTAAAGAATCCACTGTAATTGTCATTATAGCTGTTGGGATAAGCGCAGTGTTTATTGGTGTAGTGGACTTTTTCTTGGGCAATATTTTGAGTAAGATAATAAGGTAG
- the nusG gene encoding transcription termination/antitermination protein NusG yields MEKKWYVIHIHSGFEGKVKMQLECKLKLANMEGFVSRILIPTENVVEVKAGKKKVSSRKFFPGYILIEMEMNDEVWQLIRNVPGVSGFIGNRRKAVPLPEKEVQKIFEKLKEKEEKPKPKVMFDKGESIRIIEGPFADFNGEIEEVSPEKGRLKVMVSIFGRSTPVELESWQVEKI; encoded by the coding sequence ATGGAAAAAAAGTGGTATGTAATACACATACACTCGGGTTTTGAGGGTAAAGTAAAGATGCAGCTAGAATGCAAGCTAAAGCTTGCTAATATGGAGGGATTTGTATCTCGAATATTAATTCCAACAGAGAACGTTGTAGAAGTTAAAGCTGGGAAAAAAAAGGTTAGTAGTAGAAAATTTTTTCCTGGTTATATTCTTATAGAGATGGAAATGAATGACGAGGTTTGGCAATTGATACGAAATGTTCCCGGGGTTAGCGGTTTTATTGGAAATAGAAGAAAAGCTGTACCGCTTCCTGAGAAAGAAGTACAGAAAATATTTGAAAAATTAAAGGAAAAAGAAGAAAAACCCAAACCAAAGGTAATGTTTGATAAAGGAGAAAGTATAAGGATTATAGAGGGACCATTTGCCGATTTTAATGGTGAAATTGAAGAAGTTAGTCCAGAAAAAGGAAGATTAAAAGTAATGGTTTCTATTTTTGGCAGATCAACGCCTGTTGAATTAGAATCATGGCAGGTGGAAAAGATATAA
- the rplK gene encoding 50S ribosomal protein L11, producing the protein MAKERKVAGMIKLQISAGKATPAPPVGPALGQHGINIMQFCQAFNNQTKDKEGLIIPVVITVYEDKSITFITKSPPAAVLLKQAAGIAKASGEPNKNKIAKVSKDKVRDIAKMKMKDLNTSNIESAMKIIAGTARSMGIEIEG; encoded by the coding sequence ATGGCAAAAGAGAGAAAAGTTGCAGGAATGATAAAGCTACAGATTTCAGCAGGAAAGGCAACACCAGCACCACCAGTAGGGCCGGCTCTAGGTCAACATGGCATTAATATAATGCAATTTTGTCAGGCATTCAATAATCAAACCAAAGACAAGGAAGGATTAATAATTCCTGTTGTTATAACAGTTTATGAGGATAAGTCCATTACGTTCATTACTAAATCTCCTCCAGCTGCAGTTCTCCTGAAGCAAGCTGCTGGTATTGCAAAAGCATCTGGAGAACCTAATAAAAATAAGATAGCAAAGGTAAGCAAAGATAAGGTTAGAGATATAGCAAAAATGAAAATGAAGGATTTGAATACTTCTAATATTGAATCTGCAATGAAGATTATTGCAGGCACTGCTAGAAGTATGGGGATTGAAATAGAGGGATAA
- the rplA gene encoding 50S ribosomal protein L1 — MEKRSKRYQAVEKLMDKEKAYDLPQAVELLKKTANAKFDETVNMVFHLRVDPKQADQQVRGVINLPHGTGKTVRIAAFAKGDNIDKVKQAGADFVGDKDLMDKISKGWLDFDVVVATPDMMKEISKLGKILGPRGLMPNPKSGTVALDIAGAVAEIKAGKVEYRLDKGANLHIVVGKVSFSKEQLSDNILTVAKEIIHAKPASCKGQYVRNLAISSTMGPSIRLNIRGVT; from the coding sequence ATGGAAAAAAGAAGTAAGAGGTATCAGGCAGTTGAGAAGTTAATGGATAAAGAAAAAGCGTATGATCTTCCTCAGGCAGTTGAATTGCTGAAAAAAACAGCTAATGCAAAATTTGATGAAACGGTTAATATGGTCTTTCATCTAAGAGTGGACCCTAAGCAAGCTGACCAGCAGGTAAGAGGTGTTATAAATTTACCTCATGGAACAGGCAAGACGGTAAGGATTGCGGCTTTTGCAAAGGGCGATAATATTGATAAAGTCAAGCAAGCAGGAGCTGACTTTGTCGGTGATAAAGATCTGATGGATAAAATAAGCAAAGGTTGGCTTGATTTTGATGTTGTAGTTGCAACACCTGATATGATGAAAGAGATAAGTAAGTTAGGGAAGATACTTGGCCCACGTGGATTAATGCCTAATCCAAAAAGCGGGACAGTTGCTTTGGATATAGCAGGAGCTGTAGCAGAGATTAAGGCAGGAAAAGTAGAGTATAGGCTAGATAAAGGAGCAAATTTGCATATAGTAGTGGGAAAAGTTTCTTTCTCCAAAGAGCAATTATCAGACAATATACTGACAGTTGCAAAGGAAATAATTCATGCAAAACCTGCATCTTGTAAAGGGCAATATGTAAGAAATCTTGCTATTAGTTCCACAATGGGCCCATCAATAAGGCTTAACATTAGGGGAGTCACATGA
- the rplJ gene encoding 50S ribosomal protein L10 yields MNKDEKAKRVKELVRQFQRSPNNMIFTDYKGLTVKEISGLRETLNEKEISYKVIKNRLACLALKESGLKGLDHFFTGPTAIAFAQNDPTAPAKVLSKCSKEYDCLSIKGGFIDELVFSREQVEEIALIPSRDQLLMQLIGQLQAPIGNFAYCIRSILARFVYVIHAVLETKRKEDVIDSRANSKIKEVDNGNKS; encoded by the coding sequence ATGAATAAAGATGAAAAAGCAAAAAGGGTAAAGGAATTAGTCAGGCAATTTCAGAGGAGCCCTAATAATATGATATTTACAGATTATAAAGGGTTAACAGTTAAGGAGATATCAGGTTTACGAGAAACATTAAATGAAAAAGAAATATCATATAAGGTTATCAAAAATAGACTTGCATGTTTGGCATTAAAGGAGAGTGGTCTTAAGGGTTTGGACCATTTTTTTACAGGTCCTACAGCTATTGCTTTTGCACAAAATGATCCAACTGCTCCAGCAAAAGTGCTGTCAAAATGTTCAAAAGAATATGATTGTCTTAGTATTAAAGGAGGGTTTATTGATGAACTCGTTTTTTCCAGAGAACAGGTTGAAGAGATCGCTTTAATTCCTTCTAGAGATCAATTGCTTATGCAGTTAATAGGACAGCTTCAAGCTCCAATAGGTAATTTTGCATATTGTATTAGATCAATACTAGCCAGGTTTGTGTATGTTATTCACGCTGTTTTAGAAACAAAGAGAAAGGAAGATGTAATAGATAGTAGAGCTAATTCAAAGATAAAGGAGGTAGATAATGGTAACAAAAGCTAA